Below is a window of Tolypothrix bouteillei VB521301 DNA.
ACAAGAGCAGCAAACGGCTGGAAAATCGACTTCCTCATCACAAACAATTGCCTTACAAGATTCTCCGCCATCAAATCTATCATCGCCTCTACCGACACTTAGCCCTTCAAACAATAATCTAATAACGCAGCCACTACCAACTTTTGGTGCGAACTTTCCATTACCTCCGTCTGGAGAAGCCCCATCAGCTCAAACATTCCCAGTCTTACCACCAACTCCTCCACCATCTTCCCAACCTCAAAAACCTTCCATATCGCTAGCATCCCCCACATCTACCTTCCCAACTGCTAATGGGGCTGCTCCTAACGTTGCGATTTTGCCCAAAGGGAGTTTACCATCCTCAAAGACATCACTTGCCGTACCAAGTACAATTCCCCCTCTTGCGTCCTCTCCACAAAACACTGCGTCTTTGAATAAAACCCCCAGCGAAAGAATTACTCTTCAACCAAATGCAAAACAAAGCGCTCTAACATCAGCCTCCAGAGGTAACATACCTGCTTTATCATCCGAGTTTAAGAATCCACCGAGCTTGGGCAATCCAGAACTTGGATCTCCTTCAAATATCCCTGCAGTTCCCGCACCTCTACCTAACATACCTTCTAACTTATCCAGTGCTAGAGGAGTTCCACCACTCAATGCTACGACACCGAGTGATACTGATGCACTGATTGCTAGATTGCGTCAAGGTCGCAAACCTAACAATACACCTACTGAGTTAGCAGCTAATAGTACAAACGATAGGTTGTTTGATACATTACAAGTTTCAGAAGCAAGAGAGTTTTTGACACAGCGATGGGAACCACCTAGTGGTTTGAAGCAAGCGATCGAGTACAGTTTAGTGGTAGGTGTAGACGGTTCCATAGAAAGAATCATGCCTTTAGGAAAAGCCGCGAGGGATTTTGTTGACCGTACCGGAATGCCTCTCATTGGCGAACCTTTTGTATCTCCTAGCAAGAACGGACAAGCTGTGAGAATTCGAGCAGTTTT
It encodes the following:
- a CDS encoding DUF4335 domain-containing protein; the protein is MPVSNPTIRRYTPPTCTLEILAQSSALSRWMGKSVLKQLRFELRFDDPQLPDEKKVAIRGDSEQLDALCVAVTNYVQEFLQMSPESFWANFSSIRDISQASDETLVPDLTTSSTATTTIDPLSDKPGTAYAKGERVPRGDIYLQPNSHLKHSLFLGSLANPTSGGVVELSLLQLFDLATALDEYSTDVMALPDLNSRSRVSPIPVWAPVAAVLVIGVGLAPITLQYANRLRQEQQTAGKSTSSSQTIALQDSPPSNLSSPLPTLSPSNNNLITQPLPTFGANFPLPPSGEAPSAQTFPVLPPTPPPSSQPQKPSISLASPTSTFPTANGAAPNVAILPKGSLPSSKTSLAVPSTIPPLASSPQNTASLNKTPSERITLQPNAKQSALTSASRGNIPALSSEFKNPPSLGNPELGSPSNIPAVPAPLPNIPSNLSSARGVPPLNATTPSDTDALIARLRQGRKPNNTPTELAANSTNDRLFDTLQVSEAREFLTQRWEPPSGLKQAIEYSLVVGVDGSIERIMPLGKAARDFVDRTGMPLIGEPFVSPSKNGQAVRIRAVFSPDGKVQTFPEKD